In a single window of the Luteibacter rhizovicinus DSM 16549 genome:
- the tpiA gene encoding triose-phosphate isomerase — MRKKLVAGNWKMHGSRKMADGLVREIVEGLEDGVDVLVIPPMVYLADLVHKYGDRGLGFGAQTISEHPEQGAFTGEISGSMVRDVGAKWTLVGHSERRQYYHETDALLSRKFRTACDAGLTPIYCVGETQEEHEAGKAEEVIGRQLGAVIDVYGVEAFRTGVIAYEPVWAIGTGLTATPDKVQKIHAFIRSQVAKKDVNISLLTRVLYGGSVKPANAADLFAQPDVDGGLIGGAALVASDFLEICAAARR; from the coding sequence ATGCGCAAGAAGCTCGTCGCCGGTAACTGGAAGATGCACGGATCGCGCAAGATGGCCGATGGCCTGGTCCGCGAAATCGTCGAGGGCCTGGAAGACGGCGTCGACGTGCTGGTCATCCCGCCCATGGTCTACCTGGCCGATCTCGTCCACAAATACGGTGATCGTGGCCTCGGCTTCGGTGCCCAGACGATTTCCGAGCACCCGGAACAGGGCGCCTTCACCGGCGAGATATCCGGCTCGATGGTTCGGGATGTCGGCGCCAAGTGGACCCTGGTGGGCCACTCCGAGCGGCGCCAGTACTACCACGAGACCGACGCGCTGCTATCGAGGAAGTTCCGGACGGCATGCGATGCCGGCCTGACACCTATCTATTGCGTGGGTGAGACGCAGGAAGAGCACGAGGCGGGTAAGGCCGAGGAAGTCATCGGCCGTCAGCTGGGCGCGGTGATCGATGTCTATGGCGTAGAAGCATTCCGTACCGGCGTGATCGCCTATGAGCCTGTCTGGGCCATTGGGACGGGCCTCACGGCCACCCCGGACAAGGTCCAAAAAATTCATGCGTTCATCCGTAGCCAAGTGGCAAAAAAGGATGTTAATATCTCGCTCCTGACCCGGGTGCTTTACGGTGGCAGCGTCAAGCCGGCCAATGCGGCCGACCTTTTCGCCCAGCCTGATGTAGACGGGGGATTGATCGGCGGAGCCGCTCTCGTAGCCTCCGACTTCCTGGAAATTTGCGCCGCGGCGCGTCGATAA
- a CDS encoding DUF3772 domain-containing protein, which produces MRTLRIFFTALLLTVSVAAFAQAQDDDPGKQIGDLRSQLDQIEKGMKDDNITDKVIDDLRGQAGDVVGKAQKVSSALSPNRDAAKARLDQLGPAPATGTKEAPELAATRKDAQKAFDAVDAQIKQADGITLEAQQTTSQLADLRRIRFQQFLSRRTASPFSRPFWSEPAKAFPRDSANLSDFTTGVKTDLARSWTDGNRIALIVCALFGVLLMTGVRFYLEQRARHLTANRMPPGRLRRSALILGITLTSALTTGLGTQLLYLGLNWNETFSDDTDAMAKALVRIIFFGAFIAGLGRALISAKRPSWRLPAISDETALSLRRFPMLFSLAVVLFYFLKELNRTIGTSLAATVMTSSLQALVLTTLTAVGLVRLSRSHHVVDEDGDPPAPRPIWASLFIAAAWIAIVASWIGLLTGFVAFASFMAGQVVWTVIVLSATYLAMRLVDDLFETLLSEKGPMSARAQAIFGTHPRLLDQAGVLLSGIVRLALFMFGLVAVISGFGADASDILTLGTKLQTLKIYNFEFKPDQILTAIGLFFLGLLAVRVIKNWLSEQYLPRTNLDPGMRSSLTTLLGYVGVVIVVAIALLAMGLSVQNVAWVASALSVGIGFGLQAIVSNFISGLILLAERPVKVGDWVVLDDAEGDIRRINVRATEIQVSDRSTIIVPNSSFITKPVRNMTMANPQGRVLIKLPMPLDTDPMEAREHMLEAMHAHKQVLETPAPSVTLDNVDRAAMTFAVTCYVGGPRDVGNVKSDLLFDIIARLRKSDIPLLRPQDLVLRGGGNMSDVVGPTADAAPKASTDDPSS; this is translated from the coding sequence ATGCGAACCCTGAGAATATTCTTTACCGCCCTCCTTTTGACCGTCTCGGTCGCCGCCTTCGCGCAAGCGCAGGACGACGACCCGGGCAAGCAGATCGGTGATCTCCGCTCCCAGCTCGACCAGATCGAAAAGGGGATGAAGGACGACAACATCACCGACAAGGTGATCGACGACCTGCGTGGCCAGGCCGGCGATGTCGTCGGCAAGGCCCAGAAAGTCTCCAGTGCGCTGTCGCCCAACCGTGATGCCGCCAAGGCCCGCCTCGACCAGTTGGGCCCTGCCCCGGCGACCGGCACCAAGGAAGCGCCGGAGCTCGCGGCCACGCGCAAGGATGCCCAGAAGGCCTTCGACGCCGTCGACGCACAGATCAAACAAGCGGACGGCATCACGCTCGAAGCGCAGCAAACCACCAGTCAGCTCGCCGACCTGCGCCGCATCCGCTTCCAGCAATTCCTCTCCCGGCGCACGGCGTCGCCGTTTTCGCGCCCGTTCTGGTCGGAACCGGCCAAGGCGTTCCCGCGTGACTCGGCTAACCTGAGCGACTTCACGACCGGCGTGAAGACCGACCTGGCCAGGAGCTGGACCGACGGCAACCGTATCGCCCTTATCGTCTGCGCCTTGTTCGGCGTGCTGCTCATGACGGGCGTGCGCTTCTATCTCGAGCAACGCGCCCGCCACCTGACGGCGAACCGCATGCCGCCGGGCCGCCTGCGTCGCTCCGCGCTGATCCTCGGCATCACCCTGACCTCGGCGCTGACCACCGGCCTCGGCACCCAGTTGCTCTACCTGGGCCTGAACTGGAACGAGACCTTCAGCGATGACACGGATGCGATGGCCAAGGCCCTCGTCCGCATCATCTTCTTCGGCGCCTTCATCGCCGGTCTCGGTCGCGCCCTGATCTCGGCGAAGCGGCCGTCGTGGCGACTGCCCGCCATCTCGGACGAGACGGCGCTCAGCCTGCGTCGGTTCCCGATGCTCTTCTCGCTGGCCGTGGTGCTGTTTTATTTCCTCAAGGAACTCAATCGCACGATCGGCACCAGCCTCGCCGCCACGGTGATGACCAGCAGCCTGCAGGCGCTGGTGCTTACGACGCTCACCGCGGTCGGGCTGGTACGCCTGAGCCGTTCGCATCATGTCGTCGACGAAGACGGCGACCCGCCCGCGCCCCGCCCGATCTGGGCCAGCCTGTTCATCGCGGCCGCGTGGATCGCCATCGTCGCCTCCTGGATCGGCCTGCTCACCGGCTTCGTGGCCTTCGCCTCGTTCATGGCCGGCCAGGTGGTGTGGACCGTCATCGTGCTCTCGGCGACCTATCTCGCGATGCGCCTGGTCGACGACCTGTTCGAGACGCTGCTCTCCGAAAAGGGCCCGATGAGTGCGCGTGCGCAGGCCATCTTCGGCACGCACCCGCGACTACTCGACCAGGCGGGCGTGCTGCTGTCGGGCATCGTGCGACTGGCACTCTTCATGTTCGGCCTGGTGGCGGTGATCTCCGGGTTCGGCGCCGACGCGTCGGACATCCTGACGCTGGGCACGAAGCTGCAGACGCTGAAGATCTACAACTTCGAGTTCAAGCCGGACCAGATCCTCACGGCGATCGGCTTGTTCTTCCTCGGCCTGCTCGCCGTGCGCGTGATCAAGAACTGGCTGTCCGAGCAGTACCTGCCGCGGACCAACCTCGACCCGGGCATGCGGAGCTCGCTGACGACCTTGCTGGGCTATGTCGGCGTGGTGATCGTCGTCGCGATCGCCCTGCTGGCAATGGGCCTCTCGGTACAGAACGTCGCCTGGGTCGCCTCGGCTCTCTCGGTCGGTATTGGTTTCGGTCTGCAGGCGATCGTGTCGAATTTCATCTCCGGCCTGATCCTGCTGGCGGAGCGTCCGGTGAAGGTGGGCGACTGGGTGGTTCTCGACGATGCCGAAGGCGACATCCGCCGGATCAACGTGCGCGCCACGGAAATCCAGGTATCCGACCGCTCGACCATCATCGTGCCGAACTCGTCGTTCATCACCAAGCCGGTGCGCAACATGACGATGGCCAACCCGCAGGGTCGCGTGCTGATCAAGTTGCCGATGCCGCTGGATACCGATCCGATGGAAGCGCGCGAGCACATGCTCGAGGCGATGCATGCGCATAAGCAGGTGCTGGAGACACCGGCACCGTCGGTGACGCTGGACAACGTCGACCGTGCGGCGATGACATTCGCCGTGACCTGTTACGTGGGTGGGCCGCGCGACGTGGGTAACGTGAAGAGCGATCTGCTGTTCGACATTATTGCGCGGCTGCGCAAGTCGGACATTCCGTTGCTGCGGCCGCAGGATCTGGTGTTGCGTGGCGGCGGGAACATGTCGGACGTGGTCGGGCCGACGGCGGATGCGGCGCCCAAGGCGTCGACGGATGATCCGTCGAGCTGA
- a CDS encoding DUF1214 domain-containing protein, giving the protein MSDQQEPSIKLSEQAIADAYIYLLGRLLITRQQQIDFDREGMQWNTLLHRKPGQVDWPNPNLDVAYSEAWVALDEDSYLLIDIPRIEHRYYVVEFLNGWGETVANINERLYPDVTNGRFAVCLQSSHAIVPPDAQRVDLPARVTRVLLRVELGANWDEAIALQHRFSFEMQGSPAEPPLPRTLMFDTEALPGVEAFDSALLALEEPDLSPLEDMQHAVRTIVAAIVDPAERDRVDGIIRNMALKQFAAAAAIIGRGTIRQGWARPACCGHWGSDWLTRTTVNYGGIWANVFEEVLYYRGAIDSTGAPLVADGSYTLTFPANDLPETYATYFWSVIAVDRAHRRVLPNALKRYLLNKESGLVKANDGSLTLYFAAVRPVDAPQTNWLPTGGGKPWSLTFRFYGPRGGVIDGTYYPPPLVRRG; this is encoded by the coding sequence ATGAGCGACCAGCAAGAGCCCTCGATCAAGCTTTCCGAGCAGGCAATCGCGGATGCCTATATCTACCTGCTCGGACGTCTTCTCATCACCCGTCAACAGCAGATCGACTTCGACCGCGAAGGCATGCAATGGAACACGCTGCTGCATCGCAAACCCGGGCAGGTCGACTGGCCCAACCCGAACCTGGATGTCGCCTACTCGGAAGCCTGGGTGGCTCTCGACGAAGATAGCTATCTGCTGATCGACATACCCAGGATCGAACACCGTTACTACGTCGTTGAGTTCCTCAACGGCTGGGGCGAGACGGTCGCCAACATCAACGAGCGCCTGTATCCGGATGTCACGAACGGCCGGTTCGCGGTCTGCCTGCAGAGTTCGCATGCCATCGTGCCTCCGGACGCGCAACGCGTCGACCTCCCGGCACGCGTTACACGCGTTCTCTTGCGAGTGGAGCTGGGCGCGAACTGGGATGAAGCGATCGCACTCCAGCATCGATTCTCCTTCGAGATGCAAGGGTCACCGGCGGAGCCACCTCTTCCGCGGACGTTGATGTTCGACACGGAGGCGCTACCCGGCGTAGAGGCTTTCGATTCGGCCCTGCTTGCCCTGGAAGAACCGGATCTCAGTCCGCTCGAGGACATGCAACACGCGGTACGCACGATCGTCGCGGCGATCGTCGATCCCGCTGAGCGCGATCGCGTCGACGGCATCATCCGGAACATGGCGCTCAAGCAGTTCGCTGCCGCTGCGGCGATCATCGGCCGCGGCACGATCAGACAGGGCTGGGCGAGGCCCGCCTGCTGCGGCCACTGGGGCAGCGACTGGCTCACCCGCACGACGGTGAATTACGGCGGCATCTGGGCCAACGTGTTCGAGGAAGTGCTGTATTACCGGGGCGCGATCGACAGCACCGGCGCTCCCCTCGTCGCGGACGGCAGCTACACGCTGACGTTCCCGGCGAACGACCTGCCCGAGACCTACGCAACCTACTTCTGGTCGGTCATTGCCGTGGATCGCGCACACCGGCGCGTGCTTCCCAATGCCCTGAAGCGCTACCTGCTGAACAAGGAATCGGGGCTGGTAAAGGCGAATGACGGCTCGCTAACGCTCTACTTCGCCGCCGTACGCCCCGTCGATGCGCCCCAGACCAACTGGCTACCCACGGGAGGTGGCAAGCCCTGGTCGCTGACGTTCCGCTTCTACGGACCTCGCGGCGGCGTCATCGATGGGACGTATTACCCGCCGCCTTTGGTCCGTCGCGGGTGA
- the secG gene encoding preprotein translocase subunit SecG, whose translation MFILFSVLYILVAAAMIVLILMQRGAGADAGSGFGGGASATVFGARGSSSFMTRATAVLAALFFVLSLGMGIYLGRSGTPQPAADLGVMSGATVPAAPVNNAPVKPVASDVPQAPAVTAPAANTDVPAAKQEANQAPAEPAKK comes from the coding sequence ATGTTCATCCTCTTCAGCGTTCTTTACATCCTGGTCGCGGCAGCGATGATCGTGCTGATTCTCATGCAGCGCGGCGCTGGTGCGGATGCAGGTTCGGGTTTCGGTGGCGGCGCGTCCGCTACCGTGTTTGGTGCACGTGGTTCGTCGAGCTTCATGACGCGCGCCACGGCAGTCCTGGCAGCACTGTTCTTCGTGCTTAGCCTGGGCATGGGTATCTACCTCGGTCGCTCGGGCACGCCCCAGCCGGCCGCGGATCTTGGCGTGATGTCCGGTGCTACCGTGCCGGCCGCTCCCGTCAACAACGCTCCGGTCAAGCCGGTCGCGTCGGACGTGCCGCAGGCACCCGCCGTTACCGCCCCGGCAGCGAACACCGATGTACCGGCTGCGAAGCAGGAGGCCAACCAGGCTCCCGCGGAACCGGCCAAGAAGTAA
- a CDS encoding c-type cytochrome, with translation MSGPLLRNRWFVGSVGGTFLLLVFSLFVGFVWLPSAQEDALFKGLWNSICSAAGAPRSWLSPTSAPVTPPTKVSEVVLTPTTLDEPASGGGVGRGATLALRCTMCHGLRGVSSSQTPNLAGQYASSIYKELRDFQSGARPSAVMTPLVIKLSDQDLRDLSAYYASLPRRQTPGAQDLQAAPDIVATGAPMRNIPPCGSCHGRLDSKLGVPWLDPQPRDYLKTQLEAFAHGTRRNDTSAQMRNIARNMTPEEIDASVNYYSGTR, from the coding sequence ATGAGTGGCCCGCTATTACGCAACCGCTGGTTCGTCGGCAGTGTGGGCGGCACTTTCCTGCTGCTGGTGTTTTCGCTATTCGTGGGCTTCGTGTGGCTACCCTCGGCGCAGGAGGATGCCTTGTTCAAGGGGCTGTGGAATTCGATCTGCAGTGCCGCCGGCGCACCGAGGTCGTGGTTGAGTCCGACCAGTGCGCCTGTCACACCCCCGACGAAGGTCTCCGAGGTCGTCCTGACGCCAACCACGCTCGATGAGCCCGCGTCAGGCGGCGGCGTCGGACGGGGCGCTACGCTCGCACTACGCTGCACCATGTGCCACGGCTTGCGCGGCGTGAGCTCGTCGCAGACGCCGAACCTCGCCGGCCAGTACGCATCGTCGATCTACAAGGAACTGCGCGATTTCCAGAGCGGCGCAAGGCCGAGCGCCGTGATGACGCCGCTCGTCATCAAGCTCAGCGACCAGGACCTGCGTGACCTCTCCGCGTACTACGCCTCCCTGCCCCGCCGGCAGACACCCGGTGCCCAGGACCTTCAAGCCGCGCCGGACATCGTTGCGACCGGCGCACCCATGCGCAACATCCCACCGTGTGGCTCCTGCCACGGCCGGCTCGACAGCAAGCTGGGCGTGCCATGGCTGGATCCACAGCCACGCGACTACCTGAAGACGCAGCTGGAAGCGTTCGCCCACGGCACACGGCGCAACGACACGAGTGCCCAGATGCGCAATATCGCGCGCAACATGACGCCGGAAGAAATCGATGCGTCGGTGAACTATTACTCCGGGACGCGGTGA